DNA sequence from the Streptomyces sp. MST-110588 genome:
GCTGTCGGAGCGCGCCACGACGTCCGGGTCGAGGACCGCGACGAGTGCCTCGAAGTCGCCCCCGCGAGCTGCGGTGAGAAAGGCGTCGACGACTTCGCGCTGGCGGGCGAGGTCGGTATCGGGGGCCGGTGCCGCTCCCTGAACCCGGCGGCGGGCGCGGCTGGCCAGTTGCCGGGCCGCCGTCGGGGTACGTCCGACGATCGGGCCTATCTCGTCGAAGGGCACGGCGAACAGGTCGTGCAGAACGAAGGCGAGCCGCTCGGCGGGGGCCAGCGTCTCCAGGACCACGAGCAGGGCAAGGCCTACCGAGTCGGCGAGCAGCGCCTGCTGCTCCGGGTCGATGCCGTGCACGCCGCTGACGAGCGGGTCGGGGAGCCGTACCTGATCCTCCATCGGTTCCTCGCGCCGTGCGGTGCGGGCGCGCAGCATGTCCAGGCAGACCCGGCCGACCACCGTCGTCAGCCAGCCGCCCAGATTCCCCACGGCACCGGTGTCGGCGCGGCTGAGTTTGATCCAGGTTTCCTGTACGGCGTCGTCCGCCTCGCTCAGCGAGCCGAGCATCCGGTAGGCCACCGCCCGCAGGTGGGTCCGGTGCTCTTCGAACCGCTCCGCCAGAAACCCGGTCTCTCCCGCCCCGTACATCCCACTCGTCTCCGTCGTCCCGCTCATGAATCCCTGCTCCTGCCCTTTGTCCTGCGGTCTCGCCGTCCGTCACAGCACTCCGTCACAGCACTGACGTACGGAACCCGCTCGATGTGACGGGCGGGCGCGGCAAACATAACCGGGCCGACGCCCTCGTCCAGGAGGGGACCGACGCGCTCATATGCACTTCACCTCAAGTGACTTGTCCGACCCGCGGTCGTTGTACGGGCAGCGCAGCGGACAGGAGCGACCGGACCGGAGCGAACGGAAGCGGACGGGAATCCCGCCGACGGGGTACCGGCGGAGGCCGGGACGAGCGGGAAAAGACGGGAAAGACCTGGAGCCGGGCCGGCCCACGGCACGGTCACAGGGCCCGTACGACAGGACAACGGGAGAAAAGGGGCCGATACCGATGACACAGGAACGCCCAGTGGTCGTCACCGGCTGCTCGTCAGGCATCGGCCGGGCCGTGGTCCGGCATCTTCTCGGCCGTGAACACACCGTCTACGCGACGGCGCGAGACATCGGATCCATAGGGGACCTGGCTTCGGACGGAGCGCGGATCCTGCCCGTGGACCTCACCGACGCCGGCGCGATGCGTGAATGCGTACGGCATGTGGAAGCCCGGCACGGCGCGGTATGGGGTCTGGTCAACAATGCCGGGTACGCCCTGACGGGCCCGGTCGAGGAATTGGACATGGATCAGGTGCGCCAGCAGTTCGAGGTGAATGTCTTCGGGCACATCACGATGACGCAACTGGTTCTTCCCGGAATGCGCCGGCGCGGCGAGGGCCGGATCGTCAACATCTCATCGGTGGCGAGTCGCTTCACCCTGCCCGGAGGCGGGTGTTATCACGCCAGCAAACACGCCTTGGCCTCCTTCGGCGATGCGCTGCGCTATGAGGTGTCACCGTTCGGCGTACGGGTGAGCGCCATCGAACCCGCGGTGGTGCGCACCCGGTTCATCGTGACGGCGGTGCGGCTGCTGACCGCCCGCGGGCCGGGAACCGGGGCGTATGCCTCCTTCCGCGATGCCCTGGCCGACTGTTACGCGCGCGTGCAGCGGACTCCGTACCGGTACGGGGCGGTATCCGCCGACAAAGTAGCCCGTGCGGTGGGGCGGGTGCTGGCATCGGATTCTCCGGGACCGCGCCACGTGGTGGGCGCGGCGGCGCGTCTGACGGTGGGGCTCCGGTGGCTGCTGCCGGGGCCGCTGTTCGACGCTGTGGTGCGTG
Encoded proteins:
- a CDS encoding SDR family oxidoreductase; the protein is MTQERPVVVTGCSSGIGRAVVRHLLGREHTVYATARDIGSIGDLASDGARILPVDLTDAGAMRECVRHVEARHGAVWGLVNNAGYALTGPVEELDMDQVRQQFEVNVFGHITMTQLVLPGMRRRGEGRIVNISSVASRFTLPGGGCYHASKHALASFGDALRYEVSPFGVRVSAIEPAVVRTRFIVTAVRLLTARGPGTGAYASFRDALADCYARVQRTPYRYGAVSADKVARAVGRVLASDSPGPRHVVGAAARLTVGLRWLLPGPLFDAVVRARFPVPRQEGRS